The following coding sequences are from one Clostridioides difficile ATCC 9689 = DSM 1296 window:
- a CDS encoding GNAT family N-acetyltransferase: MSDSEYPQMKTLETRSCILRPASLDDVEDFFDCYKNKIVVKHLPFSEHKSLEDTRKFIKSFFLNPYKKGKIGHFAIVYKRDNKVIGNMGFNNINPKALEAEIGICINPSYWGHDFATEITKRVIQYGFRELNLNKIIAITYEENQNSTKSLDLLGFKCTGKYIKKIHTGNTVKNVPCYQYELKKQ, translated from the coding sequence ATGTCTGATTCTGAATATCCTCAAATGAAAACCTTAGAAACTAGAAGTTGTATACTAAGACCTGCATCATTAGATGATGTTGAAGATTTTTTTGACTGTTATAAAAATAAAATAGTAGTAAAACATTTACCATTTAGTGAGCATAAATCTTTAGAAGATACAAGAAAGTTTATAAAATCATTTTTTCTAAATCCATATAAAAAAGGGAAAATTGGCCACTTTGCTATAGTATATAAAAGAGACAATAAAGTTATTGGAAATATGGGGTTTAATAATATAAATCCTAAAGCATTAGAAGCAGAAATAGGTATATGTATAAATCCAAGCTATTGGGGACATGATTTTGCTACTGAGATAACAAAAAGAGTAATACAGTATGGATTTAGAGAACTAAACTTAAATAAAATAATTGCAATAACCTATGAAGAAAACCAAAATTCTACAAAATCATTAGATTTATTAGGATTTAAATGTACAGGAAAGTATATCAAAAAAATTCATACTGGAAATACTGTAAAAAATGTTCCTTGTTATCAATATGAATTGAAAAAACAATAG
- a CDS encoding sensor histidine kinase: protein MHKPSYKTVFHSYIIFFMIFICLILTVIGIFLSLITIQKPNGEFIRSDWPKKFTENFNEQIVFIDNKPQVKQSGLKKLRENQLWLQILDSSGNRVYGFLEPKEHKDYYSNSELLALANQNNSSNGTVYFNTIKNNKNDYIYIIYFPLNISKVNMFFDGGKFIGGKSIIFSIIGIIFLIILVSGIAYGYWVTKCISNITSAVSDISKRSYLPVNIKGVFADIYNSLNILNEEIHKSDEIQNKTDIMREEWISNITHDLKTPLSPIKGYAELLTDSSTNYSPEKVHKYASIMLKNIEYTNTLINDLKLTYQLKNGIIPLNKNNYDLVRFLKELSIDILNYPEYESNIVEFKSNIDNINFDFDCTLLKRAFSNLIVNAFTYGDKNTKVCVHITLNERIEIIISDNGKGMSREEASNLFNRYYRGSNTKQKIEGTGLGLAITKQIIEVHGGNISVESIPGLGSSFYITFPI from the coding sequence ATGCATAAACCTAGTTATAAAACAGTATTTCATTCATACATTATTTTTTTCATGATTTTTATTTGCTTAATCCTGACAGTAATAGGTATTTTCTTATCACTTATTACTATTCAGAAACCAAATGGGGAATTTATTCGTAGTGACTGGCCGAAAAAATTTACAGAAAACTTTAATGAACAAATCGTATTTATAGATAATAAGCCACAAGTAAAACAGTCTGGATTAAAAAAACTTCGAGAAAATCAATTGTGGTTGCAAATTTTAGATTCTAGTGGAAATAGAGTTTATGGGTTTTTAGAACCAAAAGAGCATAAAGATTATTATTCTAATTCTGAATTATTAGCATTAGCTAACCAAAATAATTCAAGTAATGGAACTGTATACTTTAATACAATTAAAAATAATAAAAATGACTATATTTATATTATATATTTTCCATTAAATATATCTAAAGTGAATATGTTTTTTGATGGAGGTAAATTTATAGGTGGTAAGTCAATTATATTTTCAATCATAGGGATTATATTTTTAATAATTTTGGTTTCTGGAATTGCTTATGGTTACTGGGTAACAAAGTGCATATCAAATATTACATCTGCTGTTAGCGATATTTCAAAACGAAGCTATCTTCCAGTTAATATTAAAGGTGTTTTTGCTGATATATATAATAGTTTAAATATTTTAAATGAAGAAATTCATAAAAGTGATGAGATACAAAATAAAACTGATATTATGAGAGAAGAGTGGATTTCAAATATAACTCATGATTTAAAAACTCCACTTTCACCAATAAAAGGGTATGCAGAGCTTCTTACAGATAGTAGTACTAATTATTCACCTGAAAAAGTACATAAATATGCTTCAATCATGTTAAAGAACATAGAATATACAAATACACTTATAAACGATTTAAAATTAACCTATCAATTAAAAAATGGAATAATCCCTTTAAATAAAAATAATTATGATTTAGTAAGATTTTTGAAAGAATTATCCATTGATATTTTAAATTATCCAGAATATGAATCAAATATAGTTGAATTTAAGAGTAATATAGATAATATTAACTTTGATTTTGATTGTACACTATTAAAACGAGCTTTTAGTAATCTTATTGTCAATGCTTTTACATATGGAGATAAAAATACTAAAGTTTGTGTACATATAACATTAAATGAAAGAATTGAAATCATTATATCTGATAATGGAAAAGGGATGTCAAGAGAAGAAGCATCAAATTTGTTTAATCGTTATTATAGAGGAAGCAATACAAAACAAAAAATAGAAGGAACTGGTTTAGGACTAGCAATAACGA
- a CDS encoding YitT family protein — protein MKKQKSPILLEMLGLFFGCISMSIGINMFLKPHTIAPGGLSGLSLVLNKVTGLPVSAIMLIIGVPLVILAFRIMGTKNSLKTLFGTVVFSAIVQLTDPLSKLRFTNDLLLSSIAGGILVGIGLGIMFKSDASTGGTDLIALILSKKFPGIKATKFMSCLDGMVVISSGIVNRSLETALYSGIALCVLIKIADMIMEGFDHSKAFFIISDEPESLRQAITEELDRGLTILDGKGGYTRENKEVLLVVVSKKQELYLKRLVKRTDPTAFVIVTDVHEVLGEGFKNLEN, from the coding sequence ATGAAAAAACAAAAGTCGCCAATTTTACTTGAAATGCTTGGACTATTTTTTGGTTGTATATCAATGAGTATTGGTATAAATATGTTTTTAAAACCACATACAATTGCTCCTGGAGGACTTAGTGGTCTATCATTAGTACTAAACAAGGTTACAGGACTTCCAGTATCAGCTATCATGTTAATTATAGGTGTCCCATTAGTAATACTTGCTTTTAGAATTATGGGTACAAAAAATTCATTAAAAACTTTATTTGGAACAGTTGTATTTTCAGCTATAGTTCAATTAACAGACCCATTATCAAAACTAAGATTTACTAATGACTTATTATTGTCTTCTATTGCAGGAGGAATCCTAGTTGGTATAGGTTTAGGAATAATGTTTAAATCAGATGCTTCTACTGGAGGAACAGACTTAATTGCACTCATACTTAGTAAGAAATTCCCAGGAATAAAAGCTACAAAATTCATGTCATGCCTAGATGGAATGGTTGTTATATCTTCTGGTATAGTAAATCGTAGTTTAGAAACTGCTCTTTACTCTGGTATAGCACTTTGTGTATTAATAAAAATAGCAGATATGATAATGGAAGGATTTGACCATTCAAAAGCATTTTTTATTATCTCTGATGAGCCTGAAAGTTTAAGACAAGCTATAACTGAAGAACTTGATAGAGGTCTTACTATTCTTGATGGTAAAGGTGGATACACTAGAGAAAATAAAGAAGTTCTATTAGTCGTAGTTTCTAAAAAACAAGAACTTTATCTAAAGAGATTAGTTAAAAGAACTGACCCTACTGCATTTGTTATTGTTACAGATGTACATGAGGTTCTTGGAGAAGGATTTAAAAATTTAGAGAACTAA
- a CDS encoding LysR family transcriptional regulator has product MNIKLELYKVFNAVVNNKSFSLAAKELFMSQPAVSQSIKQLEEQLDTLLFYRNNKGVKLTPEGKILSEHVTTALKLISSGEDRINKFKKLEYGSLKIGVGDTAARFFLLKYLEIFHKKYPHIHVSTINRTSRELISLLKDGNIDIAIINMPIEDDTLNIVECIEIHDIFVCANDYIEYKGRKISLEELNTLPLIMLENKANSRLYVNEYFLSKGIKLNPDIELGSHELLLEFAYINLGVSCVIEEFSIDYLENEKLFKLDIKEPIPKRNIGYCHLKDISLSLATKEFLSMISNNI; this is encoded by the coding sequence ATGAATATAAAACTTGAACTTTATAAGGTTTTTAATGCAGTTGTAAATAATAAGAGTTTTTCTCTTGCTGCTAAGGAATTGTTTATGTCACAGCCAGCTGTAAGCCAGTCAATAAAGCAATTAGAAGAACAATTAGATACTTTATTATTTTATAGAAACAATAAGGGAGTAAAATTAACTCCAGAGGGGAAAATTCTAAGTGAACATGTCACTACTGCATTAAAGTTAATATCATCAGGAGAAGATAGAATAAATAAATTTAAAAAATTAGAATACGGTTCTCTGAAAATAGGAGTAGGAGATACAGCTGCACGTTTTTTCTTGTTAAAATATTTAGAAATTTTTCATAAGAAGTATCCACATATACATGTATCTACAATAAATAGAACGAGTAGAGAACTTATATCTTTACTCAAAGATGGGAATATAGATATAGCAATTATAAACATGCCAATAGAAGATGATACACTAAATATTGTTGAATGTATTGAAATACATGATATATTTGTATGTGCAAATGATTACATAGAATACAAAGGTAGGAAAATATCATTGGAAGAATTAAACACATTGCCTTTAATAATGCTAGAAAATAAAGCAAATTCAAGACTTTATGTAAATGAATATTTTTTATCAAAAGGTATAAAACTAAACCCGGATATAGAATTGGGTTCTCATGAATTACTTTTAGAATTTGCGTATATAAATCTTGGAGTGTCTTGTGTTATAGAAGAATTTAGCATAGATTATTTGGAAAATGAGAAATTGTTTAAATTAGATATAAAAGAGCCAATACCTAAGAGAAATATAGGTTATTGCCATTTAAAAGATATATCTTTATCCTTAGCAACCAAAGAATTTTTAAGCATGATATCTAATAATATATAA